The nucleotide sequence TTAGCGTTTAGTCTGGCGATTGTTGAGTTGCTTTTCTTTTTGTATCTGGAAGACGAGATCGATTATTTCTCATCTAATGGCGATGCTACTTATTTTGAGACATTTAATGATGTCTTTAACCGTGTGTTTGATGTCTGCTGTGTAGAACACCTAAGGAAATGGTGAAGGTTGTTGCTGTCTTGGGTAACAGTGAGGGTGTTAAGGGCATAATTTACTTCGTCCAGGAAGGAGATGGTGAGAAATCTCTTGAAATACTACTTGTGGAATGCTAAATTCCTTTCAGATCTAGGGTTTCAACTTCAACCATTTTGATTTTTCTGTGAATTTGTGATCCGATCTGATTTTGGGATGTAAATCTCTGTGATAGGTCAAACCACCGTCACCGGATCCATCACTGGCCTCAAGCCTGGGCTTCATGGCTTCCATGTGCATGCTCTTGGAGACACCACCAATGGATGCATGTCAATTGGTAAAATTATTTACCTTTTCCTTCATGGCGATCTACGGAGTTGCAAGTTTCTGATTGAAAGGATTAAATTACTGATTATGTACTCATGCTCTTGTATACTGCAGGGCCTCAATTTAATCCTGCTGGAAAGGAACATGGTGCTCCTGAAGATGAAAACTGACATGCTGGTGATCTAGGCAATGCCACTGCTGGTGAGGATGGTAAGTTGCTTTATCATCAGCTCATGATGTTACTTTTGTTATCTATTTTTACCCATATTTACTATAACACTTTTTCtcgtaacaaaaaaaaaatcaaactatgGCTTAATCAAcattttttactgcttctcaTGATACTAATTGGTTGCAAGTTCAATGGTACTATTCCTATTGAACTAGGCAATCTATCCCAGCTCCAGACCTTGTTAGGATGTAATTTCCACTGTCTTACTATTTTTGCTAGCTGAGGAACAGGAGTCTAATGATTCAAACCTGTGTCATAGATCATTAAATGCAAACCATTTTACTGGTAGAATACCTGCATCCCTGGGTACGCTTGCCGACCTCGTATGGCTAGACCTGGCAAACAATCACCTCAGTTTTCCatgcatgataaaaaaaaaacttatgcgGTGAAGAATTAACGATGATGAAATATGTTCTTATCAGACACTTGAACAAGAATCATCTCTCAGGTCCAATTCCACCGAGCCTTTTCAGCTCTAGCATGAATGTTAAACATATGTAAGATATATCAGCTCTATTGCCACCTGAAGCTTCCTTGTAATAGGCTCTCTGCATACTAACTTGTTGTTTGCATTCAGACTGCTTGACAGCAATAACCTTTCTGGGGTTATTCCAGAATCAATTGGACTTCTTCAAAAACTCGAAGTTTTGTGAGTGCCTGCTATTAATTTCCAGAATTTGACTTCGTTGTCAGTGGTTTATCAAGAGGCAAAAGAGAACTCTTTTTGAAGTTCTTGAGAAGGTGAAAGCCGGTAAAATCAGAAAGTTCATACCTAAATTGGAGCACTCTTTCGACGTGCATGGTATCCGGAATAGATGAATTACTGTAACTCTGTGATCCATTGTGGTTTTCACAGAGTTGATGATTCTCGGCTTCATCTCCTTGTTGTTGACGTTTAGTCAGGACCAGATTGTGAAAATCTGCGTGCCAAAGGCAGTTGCAGATTCTATGCTGCCATGTCGCCCTGATGCAGAGTCAACTGGCGGAAATAAAAGGCGGCTGCTCGCGCTGGTGCTGACGAAGTCACACCTGAAGCGCAGGATTTTAGCTGCTGGTGGTTCAGTGGTTGAATGCCCCCCAGTGAGTAGTGCACAGCAACTTCCAATTCTCTGATTGTTTGGTTGAAAATAATCTATTGTAAACAAAATCTAAGAAGCTTTCACTAAAATGTTCAGTTGCGATCACTTGTAGGAAAAGGAGCAACTGATTACTGCCACAGGCTTGCACCAGTTGCACATTCTGATCTTCTTTTTGGCTGTGTTTCATGTGGTAAATAGTGCTCTTATAATGGTCCTTGGAAGAGCAAAGGTGAATCTACAGTGACAGAGTAGTGGATTACATTATGTATCATTCTGAATAATTCCATAGCATTGCCTGAGGATGATTTAGTTTAGCTGTTGCAGTATCCACTTTGCATTGATAGTCTTCTCTTGGGCAGATACACAGATGGAAGGACTGGGAAAAGGATACGACATCGGCTGAGTATGCCTTCACGACTGGTATATATATGTTCACTATTCTTTGTTGTTTTGTTGCAAGTCCATAAGTCATCATTCCATCAGACTTTGCCATCAACGCTAACAATTTCCATTTTACATGCATGAGTTTGCTGTTACGAGATCACAAAACTAGATAATTATTTTGGCAGGTCGATTGCTTGAACAAGCATCCTACTACTATTTGCTTTCCATCCCACCAATGTTACGCAAGTATGGTTTTCATCTTGTTTTTTCTGGAAACCGTTACTACATTTCTGATCAGGTACTCGATTGCATGTCAAATTTATCTTCATATTGAAACTTGTGTCTCAGatatttaaagcatgttcaaaattttatgtGCTAATTGTAAAACATTCATTCTGTAAAATGTAGAGACAACATGCGATTCGAGCTTACAGGAATGCACTCTTCGTTTACAGAGAAAATGGTTGGAGTTATATATCTAATCATGTTCACTACAATGTTGGAAGGTTCTCTATGCTTTGTTTGTATATTTGTGCATTTATCTTTGATGCTTTTGACCTTATCTCCTTCCATTTACTTACATGGTATTCTTTTATTGGAGTTCTTGATTTGGCTATCAAGCATATGCTAGAGGTTTTGGCTTGTAGTCATCTGTCCCTAGCCACACAAAATGCATTCCTTAATGAATTTTCCCATGTTGTCCAGGTACTTCTATagattcttcctcatgatatttttgtttagtagtttgtaaatcttaaaatcttgctataccttgattcatcagagcatgggAATGAAATTTGAGGTTTACAATCTTCGACTACCTGTTATCAATATGACCTCACTCAAagtattttattaagattttcgaacttacgcatcaccttcagatttaagttagttgcttgattttcattgtctttgaaggactactgttattatatattttcctgGTTTCTTGTCATGGTTATTCCTTATCCTCTCTCCTTTatgtactttcttttgctttagatgctagaacaaaaagcaaactaatgctttgattgaggttatgaaaattcataattttttgtgCTCCAGAGACAAATTAATTCTTAGCGATGGATTTGGGTTCAATTCCatcaataagaaaaatgaaaaacagtactagacatgattttgtttaaaaattcatgCGGGCTATGAAGAATGCTCCTAAATAAGGAGACAACAACGTTAAACAAACATGTTAACAACAAAATAGTGTTGTAAATAcagaaattgattttcctcattattattcttcttctctgaacttgggataaaagctactgaggttcctacataattgggagactttgcaaaaccaaagtaactaatttattaggttgaaatgatagatagatgagtgatctcagtcttggcatgactaacattttttttttttatgttcgaaacctttcattttgttttgtatggttctctctaagagcatggacctagttatcttttgacagctgaatatgattcttttacttcatttgtaaCTGCAAATTCAACTTTCTGATACCTTGTGAACCACTGAAGATTCTTATTGCAAGCATTGAAGTAAGcattgatgtggttgagataaatgatgaatatgtctctttttaagcattcaaattagtcatcttgttacctggtgctcttactactttttcaactatgatttttggtcttggtttactaatatattatttatgtgtttttatagtttacaaatctcaagtactccagagttgaaattgatgaagtgcggttcgagtgggctgaatgcatgctagattacatttgaagtgcggttctactttgatgtgttgttaaaagaatgttctaccttgattatgatatctattagcttttgatgcaaaaagaatgtttgtgtattttatggatactgttgtaagaagaatatttatgtaatttgtgaatatttgtgtattttatggataatgttgaatgaagaatatttgtgtaatttatgaatatttgtgtatttttttgttactatttcggaaatcaaatttgtactgttaaaaaatactgatattacatcgattttccaccgctgcaaaaccggtgttattaactaatattacattgattttacaccgttgatgaaacggtgtcgttaagtgatactacaccggttaataaccgattcgaagaccggtgtcgttaagtgatactacaccggttttaacccgatatctaaaatggcagacttttaacatcggcttcatagacatcggtcgaaaatgaaatagacaccggtggaaaaccgatgtctatgaaggtttttgttgtagtggctactggtgctgtaggttggactggtggaacctctatcactactggggttgctaggttaggttctggagtggcagtgggagtgttctgctgattagcccttagggtggctatttcctgttgctgttcagctagttgcttctgtaattgagccactactgctgtaaggtctaggggaggcactgagctgcctgcctcatgctggggctcaatagctggtgtctttctagctgggcgtcctcgtaccattttctagagaaataaaggacatacataactaataccatcataggtacataactactattatcatgttagatgttGTCGTATATAAAcaagctttagttatctataaacatgcaagcaaacaaaacataaataaagtgagagatagtcttacttggaagctgcaggttcaatgctgttGTGTGTGTGGTGGAAGTATAGAACTTGGCTcggataccactctgtaacgccccgcttTCTACTGACTAagttgtaaggccgggggttacattatgctaagtTATTCTGTgcggaaaactaaactaattaaaatctcactCTGCTAGTGACTATTAAAAATCTATAACTTATGTTCAAAATACCTTTTCCTTGTGGTACATACACTAAAGAATGGAATCTAAACTCTCCCTATGGTCAAGGgcctgaaatcagagatttccagccaaaatcaggctttcccaatcgattgaggtcgggctcaatcgattggaacatatcaatcgatccactgatcgattaaaCGTGTTACTGTGCACGGAGAttaattctggatcgatcgaatgatcgatctagtctgtccaatcgatccaatgatcgattcaacagctctctgTATGCGACAGATCACTTCCCGATCGATAatttgatcgatccatggccaatcgattagctaatcgattcaacagctctctgtacgcgacagattacctcccaatcgatcggctgatcgattgggggaccctctaatcgatcggctgatcgattggagctctgatttctgctgcattttaGAAATTTCGTGTACAACATGGATGTATCCACTAATAAACACCAAACTCTTACTAAACAGGTCATGATTCATAACTTATCGACTAACATTAAGGTAACTAAAAGTCTAGGCATAACCTAATGCATACCTTCACGATTCATAACATTTAGACACTCAAAAGGTGCAGAAAATAAACTATAAGGAGCTCTAATCCTTTAACTTGCTggtctccaaggtctttattccaagttccttctcacacacatcttgccgcattgccctccagcctccgctaatccatcttccctttacctttatctgcagtataaggaaaatgaaattataagcttgggagcttagtaagaaccatctacctcacaaaacatgcattcgaagaaatcatgctttcaaaagatgctatttgaaatacatgctgatgatcatactgaaaatgctaaaacatggcatatggacatatAAGTCATAGCAATCAAAGACTGAACATGAAGCTACttgttatatcaataagaaaactaaactgaagctaagctgtattcacatatctgatttgtgaagtttgaaaactattttcataaatagataaacatactaataatgttgctgatgggctcagcaactgtacttactatgcgcgcatccctaactaggcccgaggtagcaagtcccgaatctagtagggttactaggttatctaaacctagggacgactatgggagcccaacccaag is from Zingiber officinale cultivar Zhangliang chromosome 7B, Zo_v1.1, whole genome shotgun sequence and encodes:
- the LOC122004206 gene encoding MLO-like protein 7, with product MILGFISLLLTFSQDQIVKICVPKAVADSMLPCRPDAESTGGNKRRLLALVLTKSHLKRRILAAGGSVVECPPEKEQLITATGLHQLHILIFFLAVFHVVNSALIMVLGRAKIHRWKDWEKDTTSAEYAFTTGIYMFTILCCFVASP